The Nerophis ophidion isolate RoL-2023_Sa linkage group LG07, RoL_Noph_v1.0, whole genome shotgun sequence genome contains a region encoding:
- the LOC133556758 gene encoding ubiquitin-conjugating enzyme E2 G1-like isoform X2 — protein MTEQSALLLRKQLAELNKNPVEGFSAGLIDDDNIYKWEVVIIGPQDTLFEGGFFKAYLTFPYDYPLRPPKMKFITEIWHPNVAKNGDVCISILHEPGEDKFGYEKPEERWLPIHTVETIMISVISMLADPNSDSPANVDAANGGRTPMVNSRGKWRVV, from the exons ATGACCGAACAATCAGCGTTACTTCTTCGAAAACAACTAGCAG AGCTCAACAAGAACCCTGTGGAGGGCTTTTCAGCAGGTCTGATAGATGATGACAACATATATAAATGGGAAGTTGTGATCATTGGTCCCCAGGATACTCTTTT TGAAGGAggattttttaaagcatatttaaCCTTTCCATATGATTATCCTCTACGACCTCCAAAGATGAAGTTCATAACTGAAATCTGGCATCCAAATG TTGCAAAAAATGGAGACGTGTGCATCTCAATCCTGCATGAACCCGGAGAGGATAAGTTTGGCTACGAAAAGCCCGAGGAGCGCTGGCTGCCTATCCATACCGTCGAGACAATCATGATTAGTGTCATCTCCATGTTGGCGGACCCCAACAGCGATTCCCCAGCAAACGTGGATGCTGCG AATGGAGGGAGGACCCCAATGGTGAATTCAAGAGGAAAGTGGCGCGTTGTGTAA
- the LOC133556758 gene encoding ubiquitin-conjugating enzyme E2 G1-like isoform X1, with the protein MTEQSALLLRKQLAELNKNPVEGFSAGLIDDDNIYKWEVVIIGPQDTLFEGGFFKAYLTFPYDYPLRPPKMKFITEIWHPNVAKNGDVCISILHEPGEDKFGYEKPEERWLPIHTVETIMISVISMLADPNSDSPANVDAAKEWREDPNGEFKRKVARCVRKSQEMAFD; encoded by the exons ATGACCGAACAATCAGCGTTACTTCTTCGAAAACAACTAGCAG AGCTCAACAAGAACCCTGTGGAGGGCTTTTCAGCAGGTCTGATAGATGATGACAACATATATAAATGGGAAGTTGTGATCATTGGTCCCCAGGATACTCTTTT TGAAGGAggattttttaaagcatatttaaCCTTTCCATATGATTATCCTCTACGACCTCCAAAGATGAAGTTCATAACTGAAATCTGGCATCCAAATG TTGCAAAAAATGGAGACGTGTGCATCTCAATCCTGCATGAACCCGGAGAGGATAAGTTTGGCTACGAAAAGCCCGAGGAGCGCTGGCTGCCTATCCATACCGTCGAGACAATCATGATTAGTGTCATCTCCATGTTGGCGGACCCCAACAGCGATTCCCCAGCAAACGTGGATGCTGCG AAAGAATGGAGGGAGGACCCCAATGGTGAATTCAAGAGGAAAGTGGCGCGTTGTGTAAGAAAAAGTCAAGAGATGGCTTTTGACTAG